The Rhodococcus sp. ABRD24 genome contains the following window.
GGGCGATGACCGGTTTGGGCAGCTCCACGATCGACCGGAGCAGCTCGGTCATCTGCCGTGTGCGCCCAGCGGCCAGCTCCGCCGGACTCCCCTCCGCTCCGGACGCCTCCGACAGGTCCGCCCCCGCGCAGAACGTGCCCCCGGTGTGGGTGAGCACGACCGCGCGGACAGCATCATCGGCCGCCGCATCCGACAACCCCCGCTGTAACTCCTCGACCAACCGGCTCGAAATCGCATTGCGGTTGTGCGGAGAGTCGAGCGTCAGGGTCGCGCAACCGTCGGCGACGTCGTACCGAACGAAATGATCCGTCATCCCGGCCGCCTCAGTACGACTTCGGCAGGCCCAGCGAGTGCTGGGAGACGAAGTTGAGGATCATCTCGCGGCTCACCGGCGCGATCCGCGCGATCCGCGCCGCGCCGAGCATCGCGGACAGCCCGTATTCCTTGGCCAGGCCCGCACCGCCATGGGTCTGGATCGCCTGATCGAGCGCCCTGATGCTGGCCTCGGCGGCCGCGTACTTGGCCATGTTCGCGGCCTCTGCTGCACCGAAGTCGTCGCCGCTGTCGTAGAGCACCGCCGCCTTCTGCATCATCAGCTTCGCCAGCTCGAGTTCGATCTTGCACTGCGCCAGCGGATGTGCCAGACCCTGGTGGGCACCGATCGGCGTCTTCCAGACGGTCCGTTCCTTCGCATACTTGACCGCCGCGTCCAGTGCCCAGCGACCCATGCCGATCGCCATCGCCGCGCCCAGGATGCGCTCGGGATTCAAACCCGCGAACAGCTGCATCAGCGCCGCGTCCTCCGAGCCCACCAGGGCTTCTGCCGGCAGCCGGACGTCATCGAGGAACAGCGTGAACTGGTGATCCGGCTCGATGATGTCCATCTCCATCGGCGTCTTCACGAAGTTCTCGGCATCGGTGGGCACGATGAACAGTGCAGGCTTGAGCTTGCCGGTCTTGTGATCCTCGGTGCGCGCGACGACGAGAACCGCATCGGCCTGGTCGACACCCGAGATGTAGACCTTGTTGCCCCGCAGGATCCAGTCCTCACCGTCACGCCGGGCCGTCGTGGTGATCTGGTGCGAGTTCGAACCAGCGTCGGGTTCGGTGATGCCGAACGCCATGATCTTGGAACCGTCCGCGAGGGCGGTCAACCACTCCTGCTTCTGCGCATCGGTTCCGTACTTGCTGATGATGGTGCCGCAGATCGCGGGTGAGACCACGACGAGCAGCAGACCGGCTCCGTGCGCGGCGAGCTCCTCCTGCACCAGCGCCAGCTCGTAGATGCCCGCTCCCCCGCCGCCGAACTCCTCGGGCAGGTTGACGCCGAGGAATCCGAGCTTGCCTGCCTCGTTCCACAGCTCCGTCAGCGGCTCGCCCTTACGCGCCTTCGGCAGGACGTAGTCGAGATAGTTGAAGCGCTCACCGAGCTTGGAGACCGCCGACCGCAGCTCCTTCTGCTCGTCTGTCTCGATGAAGCTGCTCATGCGTTTTCTCCTTCTGCCACCGGTGTTTCCACTACTGCGGCTTCCACGATTGCCAGGACGGATCCGACGTCGACCTGCTGGCCGACGGCGACTGGTAGTTCGGTGAGCACACCGGCGGCGGGCGCCTTGATCGTGTGCTCCATCTTCATGGCCTCGAGCCAGAGGATCGGCTGGCCGGCCTCGACGCGATCACCTGCCGCGGCACCGAGTCGGATCACCGCACCCGGCATCGGGGCGAGGAGCGAGCCCTCGGCCACAACGGTCGACGGGTCCACGAATCGCGGCACTGCCGTCAGCGCCACCGGTCCGAGCGGTGAGTCGACGCACACTCGATCGCCGTAGCGCGCGACGTCGAAGCCGCGCTGCAACCCCGCGACATCGAGCACAACGCGGTCCGGCGACGACGACACCAGCGAGACACTCTCGAAGCCTTCCGCGGTCAGTCCCGAGCGGGTCAACAGGTATCGGATGTCGTGCTCACCGTGGATTCCGTTGTACCGCTTGCATTGCGGCTGTGACGGCAGGTTCCGCCAGCCACTCGGCAGGCCCGCATTCACCCGCGCGGCGGCGCGGTTGGCGGAGGCATCGGCGAGCGCGGCCGCCAAGGCCGACAGCCTCTCCGCAGATTCGTCGGCGAGCGGACGCGACAACTCGTCGAGTCCGTGCGTGGCGAAGAATGCGGTGTCGGTGTCACCCGCAAGGAATGCCGGGTGGCGCAGCACGTTCACCAGTAGGTCCCGGTTGGTCTGCAGCCCGTGCAGTCGGGTGCGGGCCAGCGCCGTCGCCAGCACCTGAGCGGCCTGCGCGCGGGTGGGCGCGAACGAAATGACCTTCGCGAGCATCGGGTCGTAGAAGACGCTCACCACCGACCCGTCCTCGACGCCGGAATCCAGCCGCACCCCGGTCTGGGCAAGCACCTCGAACTCCGCTGTGTTGCCCGGCAGTTCGATCCGTTCGACAGTGCCGCTCTGTGGTCGCCAATTGTGCGCCGGGTCCTCCGCGTACAGCCGGACCTCGATCGAGTGTCCGCGCAGGGCAGGCGGTTCGGCCGGAAGTTCGGCTCCGGCCGCCACCTGCAGCTGCAGCTCGACGAGGTCGAGTCCGGTGGTGCATTCGGTGACCGGGTGTTCCACCTGCAGGCGGGTGTTCATCTCGAGGAAGAAGAACTCCCCCTGCTCGTCGGCGAGGAACTCGACTGTTCCCGCGCCCTCGTAGCCGATCGCGTTCGCGGCGAGCCGGGCGGCTTCGAACAGCCTGGCGCGCATGCCTGGCCCAGAAGAGGACTCGAGCCGTTCGACGAGCGGCGACGGTGCCTCCTCGACGACCTTCTGGTGGCGGCGCTGGATCGAGCATTCGCGCTCACCGACCGCCCACACGGTGCCGTGCTTGTCGGCCATCACCTGGACCTCGATGTGCCGTCCGGTCTCGAGGTAGCGCTCGCAGAACACGGTCGGATCGCCGAACGCCGACTGAGCCTCGCGCGCAGCTGCCTCGATCTCCCGGGGCAGTGCCGAGAGCTCACGCACGACGCGCATGCCGCGTCCACCGCCACCGGCGGAGGCCTTGACGAGCACCGGCAGATCGGCCTCGGTCACCGCAGACGGGTCCAACTCGGCGAGGACCGGGACACCGGCCTCGGCCATGATCCGCTTCGACTCGACCTTCGAGCCCATCAGCTCGATCGACTTGGCCGGTGGACCGATCCAGGTCAGGCCCGCCGCCTGCACAGCCTGCGCGAAATCGGCGTTCTCGGAAAGAAACCCGTAGCCGGGGTGAATCGCATCGGCCCCCGCGGCCTCCGCGGCCGCGATGAGGGTGTCGACGCGCAGGTAGGTCTCGGACGGGGTGGAACCCGGCAGCCGGACCGCGACGTCGGCCTCGGCCACGTGCGGGCTCGCCGCGTCGGGATCGGAAAACACCGCGACGGTGGACACACCCGCGCGGCGGCACGTAGCGAAAACGCGCCTGGCGATCTCGCCGCGGTTGGCGACCAGCACGGAAGTGACGGAAGAAATGCTCGCGGTGCTACTCACAGTGTTCCTCACAGGTCCTCACATCCGGAAGACGCCGAAGTTCTCGGTGCCCTTGATCGGGGCGGTGGCAATGGCCGACAGGCACATTCCCACCACCGTGCGGGTGTCGCGGGGGTCGATGACGCCGTCGTCGTAGAGACGCCCGGACAGGAACATCGGCAGCGACTCGGCTTCGATCTGGTTCTCGATCATCGCGCGCATACCGGCGTCGGCCTCCGCATCGAACGCCTGCCCGCGGGCCTCGGCGGCGGCGCGGCCGACGATCGAGATGACTCCTGCGAGCTGCGCACCGCCCATGACCGCAGATTTGGAGCTGGGCCACGCGAACAGAAAGCGCGGATCGAATGCGCGTCCGCACATGCCGTAGTGACCAGCACCGTAGGACGCACCGAGCAGAATCGAGATATGCGGCACCGTCGAGTTCGCGACCGCGTTGATCATCATCGATCCGTGCTTGATCATGCCCCCTTCCTCGTACTCCTTGCCCACCATGTATCCGGTGGTGTTGTGCAGGAAAAGAAGTGGAGTGTTCGATCGGTTCGCGAGCTGAATGAACTGGGTGGCCTTCTGCGACTCCTCGCTGAACAGCACGCCCCGGGCGTTGGCGAGGATGCCGATCGGGTAGCCGTGCAGCTCCGCCCAGCCGGTGACGAGCGACGAGCCGTACATGGGCTTGAACTCGTCGAAGTCGGACCCGTCGACTATCCGAGCGATCACCTCGCGCGGATCGAACGGGATCTTCAGATCCGGCGGCACGATACCGAGGAGTTCCTCGGGATCCTCGAGCGGCTCGATTACCTCGGCGCGTGGCGTCGGTCCCTCCTTGCGCCAATTGAGTCGCTTGACGATGCTGCGGCCGATGCGAATCGCATCGGCCTCGTCGACGGCGAAGTAATCGGCCAGACCCGACTTGCGGGCGTGCATCTCGGCGCCGCCGAGGGCCTCGTCGTCGGACTCCTCACCGGTGGCCATCTTCACGAGCGGCGGTCCGGCCAGGAACACCTTGGACCGTTCCTTGATCATCACGACATGGTCGGACATGCCGGGAATGTAGGCACCGCCCGCAGTGGAGTTGCCGAACACCAACGCGATCGTCGGGATGCCGGCGGCCGAGAGCTTGGTGAGGTCACGGAACATCCGGCCACCCGGAATGAAGACCTCCTTCTGCGTCGGCAGGTCGGCACCACCGGACTCGACGAGCGAGATCACCGGAAGCCGGTTCGCGAACGCAATGTCGTTGGCGCGGAAGCCCTTCTTGAGCGTCCACGGGTTGGACGTGCCGCCTCGCACGGTCGGGTCGTTCGCGACGACGAGGCACTCGACGCCGCTGACGATGCCGATACCGACGATCGTGGACGCGCCCACCGGAAACTCGGTGCCCCACGCCGCGAGCGGGGACAGCTCGAGGAACGGCGAGTCCGGGTCGAGCAGTAGCTCGATCCGCTCACGTGCGAGAAGCTTGCCACGCTTGTGATGCCGATCGACGTACTTGTCACCGCCCCCGGCGAGCGCCTTGGCGTGCTCGCCCTCGATCTCGGTGAGCTTGGCCGTCATCGACTCCGCCGCCGACGCGTACTCTGCGGAGTTCACGTCCAGTGCCGACCTCAGGATCGTCATGCCTGGTACCCCAATCGCTTCGCCGCCAGCGAGGTCAGGATCTCCGTGGTCCCGCCCCCGATACCCAGAATTCGCATATCCCGGTACTGCCTCTCCACTTCGCTCTCCTGCATGTAGCCCATCCCGCCGAACAACTGCACGGCCTGGTTGGCAACCCACTCGCCGGCCTCGACTGCGGTGTTCTTCGCAAAACACACCTCGGCGACGAAGTCCTCATCCGAAGTCAGCGAGCGTTCGACGAGCGTGCGCGTATACACCCGGGCGACGTCGATGCGCCGGGTCATCTCGGTGACTGTGTTCTGCACGGCCTGCCGCGAGATCAGCGGACGCCCGAAGGTCTCGCGGTCGCGGCACCACTGCAACGTGAGATCCAGGCAGCGCTGCGCGCTCGCGTACGCCTGTGCCGCGAGCGCGATCCGCTCGGTCAAGAACGCCTGCGCGATCTGCGCAAATCCCGAATTCTCCTTGCCTACAAGGTTCTCCACTGGAACGCGGGCATCGGTGAACGACAGCTCGGCGGTGTCCGACGCGCGCCAGCCCATCTTGTCGAGCTTGCGGGTCACCTCGAATCCGGGAGCCCCGTTCAATCCCTCGGTGCCCTTCTCGATCACGAGCAGCGACACCCCGCCGGCGCCGCGCCTTTCAGGGTCACTGCCGCCCGTGCGCACCGCGGTCACCACGAAGTCGGCGCGGACGGCGGACGTGATGAACGTCTTGGATCCGTTCACGATGTAGTGGTCGCCATCCCGGACGGCCGTGGTGCGCAAATGCCCGACGTCGGAGCCGCCACCCGGCTCGGTGATTGCGAGGGAGCCGATCTTCTCGCCCGCAAGCGTCGGCCTCACCCAGCGATCGATCTGCGCGGGATCGCCAGCCGCCACGAGATGCGGTAGCGCGATACCACATGTGAACAGCGACGCGAACAGCCCGCCCGACGCACCCGCCTGGTGCATTTCCTCACAGATCAGGACCGCGTCGACCAGATCGCCGCCCTCACCACCTACGTCCTCGGGGAAACCGGCACCGAGTAGACCCAATGCCGCGGCCTTGCGGTGCAGCTCGCGGGGCAGCTCGCCGTCGCGCTCCCAGTCGCTGAGGTGCGGCAGGATCTCCTGCTCGACGAAGCCACTGACGGTCTTGCGTAGCTGTTGCCGTTCGGGTGTGTCCCACACACTCATGCGTGTCCTTCCAGAGACGATTCGAGGAGGTCTTGCGGGATGTCCAGGTGCCGGGAGCGCAACCACTCACCGAGACCCTTGGCCTGCGGGTCGAACCGAGCCTGCGATGCGACACCTCGGCCGAGGATGCCCTCGATCACGAAGTTGACCGCCCGCAGGTTCGACAGCACGTGACGAGTCACGTTCAGACCCTTGGCCTCCGGCAGCATCCGCTCGAGCTCGCCAACGGTGAGGGCATGGACGAGCCACGAGAACTGCTCGTCGGTCCGCACCCATACGCCGACGTTGGCATTGCCGCCCTTGTCGCCGCTGCGCGCCGCCGCGATGGTGCCGAGGGGAGCTTTCACCGTCTCGGTCGGCGGCAGCGGCTCCGGCAGAACCGGCTCCGGAAGGTCCGTGAGCGCCTGAGTGACGGCGCTCGGCGCAATCTCGACGCGCACCCCGTCGGGCAGGACCGCGACATGCGGCACCTCATGGGCGTCGACGTAGCCGGGCGTGAAGACGGCGTATGGCTGTCCGTTCGAGGGCGGCGCCGTGAGCGTGAAGCCCGGGTAGCTCGCGAGGGCCATTTCGACGGCGACCGACGAGAATGCCCGGCCCACGACGTTCGGGTCGGTGTCACGGACGGTGCAGCGCAGCAGCGCGCTCGCAGTCTCCTCGGTGTCGGCGTCGGGACGGTCCGTCCTCGCGAGTGTCCACTCGAGTTCCTGTGGACGCGCCGTCAACCACGACTCCAGTTGCCGCCGAGCGAGTTCCGCCTTCCGTTCGATGTCGAGTCCGGTGACAACGAACGTCGCCTCGTTCCGGAACCCGGCGAGCGCATTGAGCGAGACCTTGTACTGCGGCGGCGGGGCCTCACCCATGACGCCCGCGATCCGGACGCGGTCGACTCCGTCGTCCGACAGCTCCACCGAGTCCATCCGCGCGGTGACGTCCGGATTGGCGTAGCGGCCGCCGGTGATCTCGTACAACAACTGCGCGGTGACGGTGCCGATACTCACCGCGCCACCGGTCCCGGCATGTTTGGTGATGACCGACGAGCCGTCATCGTGGATCTCGGCAATCGGGAAGCCAGGTCGGCTCATGTCCTCGATCTCGGTGAACCAGGAGTAGTTACCGCCGGTGGCCTGCGTGCCGCATTCGATCACGTGCCCAGCCACCACAGCTCCGGCGAGCCTGTCGAAATCTGTTCTGGCCCAGCCAAAGTGAGCTGCGGCCGGACCGACGATCACCGAAGCGTCGGTGACCCGGCCGGTCACCACGATGTCGGCACCGGCGTTCAGGCATTCCACGATGCCCCACGCGCCGAGGTAGGCGTTCGCAGTCAGCGGTGACGTCTCTCGGTCGAGACCGAGCTCTGCGACCCGCGCGATGAGGTCGTCACCCTCGACGTGCGCGATCCGCGCACCGAGGCCAAGCCTGTCGTTCACCTCACGCAATGCCTCGGCAAGCCCGGCGGGATTGAGACCGCCCGCATTCGCGACGATCTTGACGCCGCGGTCCAGGGCGAGCCCCAGGCAGTCCTCGACCTGGCGGAGGAAGGTCTTCGCGTATCCGCGGGACGGGTCCTTCATCCGGTCCCGCCCGAGGATCAGCATCGTCAGCTCGGCGAGATAGTCGCCGGTCAGGTAGTCCAGATCACCACCCTCGAGCATCTCGCGCATCGCCGAAATGCGGTCACCGTAGAAGCCGGAGCAGTTTCCGATCCGGACCGCGCCGTTCACTGGGCCGCCTTCGCGTCACGACCTGTGCCGGAGGGACCGGCGAACGCCTGCGCAATCCCGAGCCACGCCTCGGCGTCGGCGCCCGTGGCGCGCAGGGCGGTGTCGTCACGGTGCGTGCGCTGCGTGACGAGCAGGCAGAAGTCCTCGGCTGGTCCGGTTACCCGTTGCGGCGCGTCGGGCGGCCCCCACTCCCACACTGTGCCGTCGGGCGCGGTGAGCTCCACCCGGAACTCCACGGAGGGCGGCGTGAGCTGGTTGACGCTGTAGGCGAAGTCCCGCGTCCGAACCCCGAGGCGCGCGATGTGCTTCAGCCTATCGGTCGGTTGCGTGGCGACCCCCAGAGCGTCGGCGACGTCACGCCCGTGGGCCCAGGTCTCCATCAGGCGCGCAGTCGCCATCGATGCGGCACCCATGGGCGGGCCGTACCACGGGATCTTCGTCCCGGACGGCAACGACTCGAGCACAGCCGCCAGCTGCTCACGTCCGGCGCGCCAGTCCGCCAACAGTTCCGCCGGCGGTCGCAGTGCCTCCGCCTCCGCACCCTCGTCGACGAAACCGAGCGGGTTCTTCCATGCCTCGGCTAGCTGTGCGGCGAAGCCTTCCCCGTCGGTGACCGCAAGCAAGGACGCGCGATCGGTCCACATCAGGTGGCCGATCTGGTGCGCGACGGTCCAGCCCACCGCCGGTGTCGGAGTCGCCCACTCCCTGTCGGTCAGGTCCGCCACGAGCGCGTCGAGCTGGTCGCCCTCCGCACGCAGGTCCTCGACGATCTTCTTCACGTCCGCCACATGCCCTCCTCTGGTCTCGAGATCAGCATCACATCGCAATCCCAAAAAATCAAGCACGGCTGCTTGTTATTTGTTCAGGCAATGATCGATGCAAGTCGATGAAGCACTCGATCGATATCGGTCGATCAATGGTCGATACAGTGTCGCGGTGATTCCGGCACCCTCACACGGCACACTCACCTCGGCGGATGCGCTGCTCCCCGATGCGGACTCCTATGCCGCGTTGTTCGCATGCCTTTCCGACCCGACGCGGATCCGCCTGCTGCATCTGCTCGCCAAAGCCACAGGACCGGTGACCGTCGGACCGCTCGCCCGCGCTCTCGGCATCGGCCAGCCGACGTGCTCGCACCACCTCCGGAAGCTCGCCGACGCGGGCATCGTCGCGCTGCGCCGCGACGGAACCTCGACCGTCATCACGATTGCCCGCGGCGGTTCCGGTCGACTACCTCACCCTGTCGACGTGGTCATCGGCGCGCTCACCACCCCTACCCGCGGAACGCACCGCGACATCGACCCGTCGGATGTGCGCGTGTGCGCGCTCGGCGAGGCCGACTGGGAGTCGGTCCTCCGGATTCCGAGAGATGCCGACCACACGAACGCCACTCTGGCCCCTCTCGCCGTCGATCGTCGCGAACTCGACGCGCGCTGGCTGCCCGGCCACCGCTGGGTCGCCGAGGTGGATGGGGTGGTGGTCGGCTGGGCAGCCCTGGCGCCCGTCTCATCGCGAGGGTGCTATCGGCACGTCGCGGAATCGACGGTGTTCGTCGAGAACCGTATGCGGGGGCGGGGAATCGCGACAGCGCTGCTGGAGAAACAGGTCACCGCCGCCGACGCATCGACGCTACGAACCCTCCAGACCTCGGTGCTCGCCGGGAACCGGACCGCGCTGAGACTGCTGCACCGAGCGGGCTTCCGGACGGTGGGAGTCCGGGAAGCAATGGCGCGACACGGCGACGACTGGCTCGACGTCATCCTGCTCGAGCGTGTCCGCCGAGCCGAGTCGTGACAGCGCTGACGTCGTGACAGCGCTGACGCTCAGGCCGTGAGGTCGATCGCCGCCACACGCCGCCGCCCGCCCGTGAGCGACCACTGCCGGTCCGGCTCCTGCGTAGTCGGATGGTGCCGTTCGATCGTGAAATCGGTGATCGGAAGGCGTTCCACCAGAACCGGCTCGGCCAACATGTTTCCCGCGACGCCCTGCTCGAAGAGCGAGAACGCCGTGTGGTTCACCGAGGGGACGGCAATCTGCAGTGCCGCCACAGCGGTGGAATGTGGCCCGAACTCGGCGAGGGTATGACCGCCGGCGACGGTGGTTCCGACAACCGCGTAGTAGTGCCAGTGCGAGGTGTTGCCCGGGTTGTGCGCGACGCCAGGCTCTCGAGCCATGATGCGCCCCTTCCCTGATCGAGGCTTCCACGCGACCATAGGCCCGCACCCCGACACGTTCGCTTCCGACGCGCCGGTGCCTGACCGGCGGGCCGCTATTTTCCGCACGGAAAGCCCGGCATCACACCCGTACCGAACGAAACGAACCCCCGAGCGAAGAATCGCTCGGGGGTTCGCGGTCCGGATCGAGAGGGCGCTCAGTGCATCATCACCGGCACTTCCTGAGTGGTCGGCACGGTACGACGACGCGGCAGGAAGAACGCGGGGATCAGCGTGGCGAGAACGAGGACGAACGCCACCATGAAGGTGCCACCGAAGGACTCGGCGGACGCGTTCAGCATCTGCGCAACGCCGCTCGGATCGGTGGGCGGCGCAGCCTCCTTGTCGAGCCCGCGAGACGTCATCTGACTAGTGAGAACGACCGACATCGTCGCGGTTCCGATCGAGCCCGCCGTCTGCTGCACGATGTTCATCAGGGTCGAGCCGCGGGCAATCATCTCGTGCTTGAGCGTCACCATCGCGGCAGTCATCAACGGCATCATGGTGCAACCCATACCCATGCCCATCACGAACAGCGAGCCGAGCAGGAGCGGGTACGACGACGTCGCGGTCAACTGCGTGAACGTGAACATGCCCAGCGCGATGAGGGGCAGACCGGTGAGGACGATCTTGCCGGGTCCGAGCTTGTCGACCAGCCGGCCGGCGATCGGCATCGTGATCATGGCGCCGATTCCCTGCGGTGCGAGCAACAGACCGGCCGTCAGCGCGGACTCACCGCGCACCTGGATGAAGTAGCTCGGGAACAGTAGACCGGCGCCCATGAACGCAACGATGAACACCGTCGTGGTGAGGACGGCGATAGTCAGCTGACGATTCTTGAACAGGCGCAGATCGATCAGGGGGTCGTTCTTGCGCAGCGCATGGAAGACGAAGCCGATGATGAGTGCGAGACCGATACCGACTGGGACCAGAACATCAGGCGAGAGTCCCTTACCGTGCTCGGGAATCGACGAGACGCCGTACAGGAACAGTGCCAGACCCGGCGAGAGCAGGATCATGCCGACGAGATCGAACGACTGAGCCGGGCTCGGCTGGTCCTTCGGCAGAAGCTTGAACGCCGCCACGAGAGCGACGATGCCCACCGGCAGGTTGATGAGGAAGATCCAGTGCCAGCTGGCGGCGTCGATCAACCAGCCGCCGAGGATGGGGCCGCCGATCGGGCCGAGCAGCATCGGGATACCGAGCACCGCCATGACGCGGCCGACGCGCTCGGGCCCAGCTGCTCGGGTCATGATCGTCATACCGAGCGGCATGAGCATACCGCCACCGAGGCCCTGCAGGACGCGGAAGCCGATCAGCGACGAGATGTCCCACGCGAACGCACACGCGACCGAGCCGATGACGAACAGCACCAGCGCGGACATGTACAGGCGTTTTGTGCCGAACCTGTCCGCTGCCCATCCCGTGACCGGGATGACGGTGGCCAGCGCCAGCGTGTACGCGGTCATGGTCCAGGCGACCACCGCGTAGGTCGTATCGAACGTCTCCGCAAATGTGGGCAGCGCGACGCTGACCACGGTGACGTCGAGAATGGACATGATGGCGCCGAGCACCACCACGGATGCGATCTTGAGAACCGCTCCGTCTAGTTTGTCCGAGGCCCCGGTTCCGGGTTCGGTCGTCGTCATCTGCAAAATTCCTGACTGCGAGCCCGCAGGGCGTCGCCCGCGAGTATGGGTTGAATGGCATCGAACAGTCGCGAACGGTCCCCTTCGGGGAGCCGCCCGGCGAACGCTCGGAGCTCGTCTCGTTTGTCCTCGACATGCCGGGAAGCGAGACTACGTCCCGCCTCCGACAACGAGACCCGCTTGATCCGACGGTCGACCGGATCTTCACGGCGCAGAACCAGCTTCTGGCATACCAAGTGGTCGATGCTGCGACCAGCCGCCGCCACCGAAAGCCCCAGCCGCTCGGCGACCTCGTTGATCGCCACAGGCTCGCCGAGCTGCAGGAGCAGGAACAGCGTGCGAACCTGCGAGAACGACAGGTCCATTGCGAGGAGGGTGTCCATCGACTCGGATTCCCCCATGCCAACAAGACGCACGAGGAATTCCTCGATTGCAATGTAGAGCTCGTCCGGAGTCACTTCAGCCACGGCGCAACAGTAGCGTTCGCGCAACTATTGCAAGAACGCAAATAATCCGAGCGGTACGGCGATTCGACCGCCTGCCTACCAGAACACAAACTCCCTACCTGCGGCAACGGAGTTTCCGCGCCCCGGCGAGCGCGTGATGAAGAACACACTCAATCCTGGACGAGCACGGCCTTTCCGAGCACCCGACCATCCTCGAGGTCCGCGAGGGCCACCGCCGCTTCCTCGAGCCGGTACCGCGCCTTCACCAGCGGACGCAGACCCGCCCGCACGTGCGCCACCAATGCCTCGTGGACCTCGGCGAGCGCGCTCGGCTCGGCGCGCAGGAACTCCCCCCATGCGGCACCCACGATGCTGATGTTGCGGAACAGCACCCGATTGACCTTGACCGACGGGATTCCCCCGCCCGCGAAACCGATCACCAGCAAACGCCCCTCGGGGGCGAGCGCGCGGACCGCGTCGTCGAACGCGTCGCCGCCGACCGGATCCACCACCACGTCGGCACCGCGGTCACCGGTGAGCTCGCGCACCCGGCCGGCCCAGCCCTCCGTGAGGCTCAGTACCTCGTCCGCGCCGAGTTCGCGCAGGAAGTCCTCCGTGCCCTCTCGACGCACGACCGCAATCACCCTGGCGCCGTGTGCCTTCGCGAGCTGGATCGCCGACGTGCCGACACCGCCCGCCGCGCCGAGAACGACAACGGTCTCACCCTGCCGCAACCGGGCGCGGCGGCCG
Protein-coding sequences here:
- a CDS encoding DHA2 family efflux MFS transporter permease subunit, with the protein product MTTTEPGTGASDKLDGAVLKIASVVVLGAIMSILDVTVVSVALPTFAETFDTTYAVVAWTMTAYTLALATVIPVTGWAADRFGTKRLYMSALVLFVIGSVACAFAWDISSLIGFRVLQGLGGGMLMPLGMTIMTRAAGPERVGRVMAVLGIPMLLGPIGGPILGGWLIDAASWHWIFLINLPVGIVALVAAFKLLPKDQPSPAQSFDLVGMILLSPGLALFLYGVSSIPEHGKGLSPDVLVPVGIGLALIIGFVFHALRKNDPLIDLRLFKNRQLTIAVLTTTVFIVAFMGAGLLFPSYFIQVRGESALTAGLLLAPQGIGAMITMPIAGRLVDKLGPGKIVLTGLPLIALGMFTFTQLTATSSYPLLLGSLFVMGMGMGCTMMPLMTAAMVTLKHEMIARGSTLMNIVQQTAGSIGTATMSVVLTSQMTSRGLDKEAAPPTDPSGVAQMLNASAESFGGTFMVAFVLVLATLIPAFFLPRRRTVPTTQEVPVMMH
- a CDS encoding TIGR03084 family metal-binding protein, with the protein product MADVKKIVEDLRAEGDQLDALVADLTDREWATPTPAVGWTVAHQIGHLMWTDRASLLAVTDGEGFAAQLAEAWKNPLGFVDEGAEAEALRPPAELLADWRAGREQLAAVLESLPSGTKIPWYGPPMGAASMATARLMETWAHGRDVADALGVATQPTDRLKHIARLGVRTRDFAYSVNQLTPPSVEFRVELTAPDGTVWEWGPPDAPQRVTGPAEDFCLLVTQRTHRDDTALRATGADAEAWLGIAQAFAGPSGTGRDAKAAQ
- a CDS encoding NADPH:quinone oxidoreductase family protein, with the protein product MRAAVVTDLTGPSAMVLQDVPEPDASGMVLIDVKASGVCFPDLLISYGKYQLRPEPPFVPGTEVAGVVVSAPEGSGFEPGQRVLAVSSLGGYAERVAVHPQLVLPVPEELGFDEAASLIINYQTMEFALGRRARLRQGETVVVLGAAGGVGTSAIQLAKAHGARVIAVVRREGTEDFLRELGADEVLSLTEGWAGRVRELTGDRGADVVVDPVGGDAFDDAVRALAPEGRLLVIGFAGGGIPSVKVNRVLFRNISIVGAAWGEFLRAEPSALAEVHEALVAHVRAGLRPLVKARYRLEEAAVALADLEDGRVLGKAVLVQD
- a CDS encoding MarR family transcriptional regulator, producing MAEVTPDELYIAIEEFLVRLVGMGESESMDTLLAMDLSFSQVRTLFLLLQLGEPVAINEVAERLGLSVAAAGRSIDHLVCQKLVLRREDPVDRRIKRVSLSEAGRSLASRHVEDKRDELRAFAGRLPEGDRSRLFDAIQPILAGDALRARSQEFCR
- a CDS encoding metalloregulator ArsR/SmtB family transcription factor: MIPAPSHGTLTSADALLPDADSYAALFACLSDPTRIRLLHLLAKATGPVTVGPLARALGIGQPTCSHHLRKLADAGIVALRRDGTSTVITIARGGSGRLPHPVDVVIGALTTPTRGTHRDIDPSDVRVCALGEADWESVLRIPRDADHTNATLAPLAVDRRELDARWLPGHRWVAEVDGVVVGWAALAPVSSRGCYRHVAESTVFVENRMRGRGIATALLEKQVTAADASTLRTLQTSVLAGNRTALRLLHRAGFRTVGVREAMARHGDDWLDVILLERVRRAES